Proteins found in one Ovis canadensis isolate MfBH-ARS-UI-01 breed Bighorn chromosome 20, ARS-UI_OviCan_v2, whole genome shotgun sequence genomic segment:
- the LOC138425949 gene encoding histone H4 encodes MSGRGKGGKGLGKGGAKRHRKVLRDNIQGITKPAIRRLARRGGVKRISGLIYEETRGVLKVFLENVIRDAVTYTEHAKRKTVTAMDVVYALKRQGRTLYGFGG; translated from the coding sequence ATGTCTGGACGCGGCAAGGGCGGGAAGGGCCTTGGAAAAGGTGGCGCTAAACGTCACCGCAAGGTTCTTCGCGATAACATCCAGGGCATCACCAAGCCCGCCATCCGTCGTCTGGCCCGGCGTGGAGGAGTTAAGCGTATATCTGGTCTCATCTATGAGGAGACCCGCGGGGTGTTGAAGGTGTTCCTGGAAAATGTGATCCGCGACGCCGTCACCTACACCGAGCATGCCAAGCGCAAAACTGTCACAGCCATGGATGTAGTCTACGCGCTGAAACGCCAGGGCCGCACCCTCTACGGCTTTGGCGGTTAA
- the LOC138425947 gene encoding histone H2A type 1: protein MSGRGKQGGKARAKAKTRSSRAGLQFPVGRVHRLLRKGNYAERVGAGAPVYLAAVLEYLTAEILELAGNAARDNKKTRIIPRHLQLAIRNDEELNKLLGKVTIAQGGVLPNIQAVLLPKKTESHHKAKGK, encoded by the coding sequence ATGTCTGGTCGTGGAAAACAGGGCGGCAAAGCACGCGCTAAGGCGAAGACCCGCTCCTCGCGGGCCGGACTCCAGTTCCCCGTGGGCCGAGTGCACCGGCTGCTCCGCAAAGGCAACTATGCCGAGCGGGTCGGTGCTGGGGCCCCGGTGTACCTGGCAGCGGTGCTGGAGTACCTGACGGCCGAGATTCTGGAACTGGCGGGCAACGCGGCCCGGGATAACAAGAAGACCCGCATCATCCCGCGTCACCTGCAACTGGCAATCCGCAACGACGAGGAGCTCAACAAGCTCCTGGGCAAAGTCACCATCGCTCAGGGTGGCGTTCTTCCCAACATCCAGGCGGTATTGCTGCCGAAGAAGACTGAGAGTCACCACAAGGCCAAGGGCAAGTGA
- the LOC138425948 gene encoding histone H2B type 1-C/E/F/G/I — MPEPAKSAPAPKKGSKKAVTKAQKKDGKKRKRSRKESYSVYVYKVLKQVHPDTGISSKAMGIMNSFVNDIFERIAGEASRLAHYNKRSTITSREIQTAVRLLLPGELAKHAVSEGTKAVTKYTSSK; from the coding sequence ATGCCTGAGCCAGCCAAGTCCGCTCCTGCCCCTAAAAAGGGCTCGAAGAAGGCGGTGACCAAGGCGCAGAAGAAGGACGGCAAGAAGCGCAAGCGTAGCCGCAAGGAGAGCTACTCCGTGTACGTGTACAAGGTGCTGAAGCAGGTCCACCCGGACACCGGCATCTCGTCCAAGGCCATGGGCATCATGAACTCTTTTGTGAACGACATCTTCGAGCGCATCGCTGGCGAGGCGTCGCGCCTGGCGCATTACAACAAGCGCTCGACTATCACATCCAGGGAGATCCAGACAGCGGTACGCCTGCTGCTACCCGGGGAGCTGGCCAAGCACGCGGTGTCTGAGGGTACCAAGGCTGTCACCAAGTACACCAGCTCCAAGTAA
- the H3C8 gene encoding histone H3.1, giving the protein MARTKQTARKSTGGKAPRKQLATKAARKSAPATGGVKKPHRYRPGTVALREIRRYQKSTELLIRKLPFQRLVREIAQDFKTDLRFQSSAVMALQEACEAYLVGLFEDTNLCAIHAKRVTIMPKDIQLARRIRGERA; this is encoded by the coding sequence ATGGCTCGTACAAAGCAGACTGCCCGCAAGTCTACCGGCGGCAAAGCACCGCGCAAGCAGCTGGCCACCAAGGCGGCCCGCAAGAGCGCGCCGGCCACCGGCGGCGTGAAGAAGCCGCACCGCTACCGGCCCGGCACGGTGGCCCTGCGAGAGATCCGCCGCTACCAGAAGTCCACGGAGCTGCTGATCCGCAAGCTGCCGTTCCAGCGGCTGGTGCGCGAGATCGCGCAGGACTTCAAGACCGACCTGCGCTTCCAGAGCTCGGCGGTGATGGCGCTGCAGGAGGCGTGCGAGGCCTACTTGGTGGGGCTCTTCGAGGATACCAACCTGTGCGCCATCCACGCCAAGCGCGTCACCATCATGCCCAAGGACATCCAGCTTGCCCGCCGCATTCGCGGGGAGAGGGCGTAA